The proteins below are encoded in one region of Sulfolobus sp. A20:
- the proS gene encoding proline--tRNA ligase, producing MQLPREKWSKNFSEWFDWVLREGEFYDYGRYPVKGMGVWMPYGFRVRQNAVTLIRRLLDSTGHEEVLFPLLIPEDLLRRESTHIRGFENEVLWVTKGGSEDLDVKLALRPTSEVAITLMENLWIKSYKQLPKKYYQIVSVFRYETKATRPLIRLREISTFKEAHTVHETYEDAQRQVEEAISIYKQFFDELGIPYLISERPEWDRFAGALHTYAFDTIMPDGRVMQIGTVHHLGQNFSKALDFKIQKRDGSLDYPHQTSYGISDRAIASVISIHGDDHGPILPPTIAPIKVVVIPIPGKTDEDTKRILDYSSEICNVLNQNNITCVVDEDMEKTPGEKFYIWELKGVPLRIEIGPRELDSKTVSIKRRDTLELYKVKREEISAKVNELLIILQQSIKQKAWDLLNSRIKYSNDIDTARKILENELGVVEVPWCGKSECGLKIEELTNARVLGYPIEDKKINDKCVICKMNSKTVLRVAKTY from the coding sequence GTGCAACTACCCAGAGAAAAATGGTCAAAAAACTTCAGTGAATGGTTTGACTGGGTTTTAAGAGAAGGAGAATTTTATGATTACGGAAGATATCCAGTTAAAGGTATGGGAGTATGGATGCCTTATGGATTCAGAGTAAGACAAAATGCTGTAACCTTAATCAGAAGACTACTTGACTCGACCGGTCATGAGGAAGTTTTATTTCCACTATTAATTCCTGAAGACCTACTGAGAAGAGAAAGTACTCACATAAGAGGATTTGAAAACGAGGTATTATGGGTAACTAAAGGTGGTTCTGAGGATTTAGACGTTAAATTAGCCCTAAGACCTACCAGTGAAGTTGCAATCACTTTAATGGAAAACTTATGGATTAAAAGTTACAAGCAATTACCTAAAAAATACTATCAGATAGTTAGTGTATTCAGATATGAAACTAAGGCGACTAGACCCCTAATAAGGTTAAGAGAAATTTCGACCTTTAAGGAAGCCCATACTGTTCACGAGACGTACGAGGACGCTCAAAGACAAGTTGAAGAAGCGATTAGTATTTATAAACAATTCTTTGACGAACTTGGAATACCTTATTTGATATCTGAAAGACCGGAATGGGATAGATTTGCTGGTGCCCTACATACTTACGCGTTTGATACTATAATGCCAGACGGGAGAGTAATGCAAATAGGTACTGTCCATCACCTAGGTCAAAATTTCAGTAAAGCATTGGACTTTAAGATTCAGAAAAGAGACGGAAGTCTTGACTATCCACACCAAACTAGCTATGGTATATCAGATAGGGCTATAGCTAGCGTAATTTCGATACACGGAGATGACCATGGACCCATATTGCCTCCGACAATTGCGCCGATAAAAGTTGTTGTAATTCCTATCCCAGGTAAAACCGACGAAGATACTAAGCGTATATTAGACTATTCTAGTGAAATTTGTAATGTTTTAAATCAGAACAACATAACGTGCGTTGTAGACGAAGATATGGAGAAAACACCCGGGGAAAAGTTCTACATTTGGGAACTTAAAGGAGTTCCTTTGAGAATTGAGATAGGACCGAGAGAATTAGACTCTAAAACCGTATCGATCAAGAGAAGAGACACTTTAGAGCTCTATAAGGTTAAGAGAGAGGAGATAAGCGCAAAAGTCAATGAGCTTTTAATTATACTTCAACAAAGTATAAAGCAGAAGGCATGGGATCTCTTAAATTCACGAATAAAATATAGTAATGATATAGATACTGCTAGAAAGATTCTCGAGAACGAATTAGGTGTTGTGGAAGTACCTTGGTGCGGTAAATCTGAATGCGGGCTAAAGATAGAGGAACTAACCAATGCTAGAGTCTTAGGCTATCCAATAGAGGATAAAAAGATTAATGATAAGTGCGTGATATGTAAAATGAACTCAAAAACTGTTCTGAGGGTTGCAAAAACTTATTAG
- a CDS encoding 30S ribosomal protein S26e codes for MPKKRENRGRRKGDKGHVGYVSCDQCGARVPEDKAVCVTKMYSPVDPSLASELEKKGAIIARYPVTKCYCINCAVFLGIVRIRAEDERKQRAKLF; via the coding sequence TTGCCTAAAAAAAGAGAGAATAGGGGAAGAAGAAAAGGAGATAAAGGACACGTAGGCTACGTATCTTGTGACCAATGTGGTGCAAGAGTACCTGAAGATAAGGCTGTATGTGTAACCAAAATGTATAGTCCAGTAGACCCAAGTTTAGCTTCAGAGTTAGAAAAGAAAGGAGCTATAATAGCTAGGTATCCGGTGACTAAGTGTTATTGTATTAACTGTGCAGTGTTCTTAGGAATAGTTAGAATTAGAGCCGAAGATGAAAGAAAGCAAAGAGCTAAACTATTCTAA
- a CDS encoding DUF973 family protein gives MDSPEIKGLREIRRSSAYYIIYVILMMAIGKLLSDGTYGLLRSLFASYLIAIEIILAGLFGLSFRSSMQSFEKRSVRESLFQLIILLAGNLAYFSVIGLGISSFPNYFNNFVLTNTTFTFIFIIGGLLLFVSLLLIGIEISRVGSEYSNLLIEIGAPLILAAVIPAVSFLFGFSELTIALTAVGIAGSVLISVGAYQVQKVLERKQTGE, from the coding sequence ATGGATAGCCCCGAAATAAAAGGGTTAAGAGAAATTAGGAGAAGTTCTGCCTATTATATAATCTACGTAATACTAATGATGGCTATAGGGAAGTTATTATCTGATGGAACCTATGGTCTTCTGAGAAGTCTCTTCGCCTCCTACTTAATCGCAATAGAAATAATATTAGCTGGACTTTTCGGCTTGAGCTTTAGGTCTTCAATGCAATCGTTTGAAAAGAGATCAGTAAGGGAGTCTCTATTTCAGCTAATAATCCTGCTGGCTGGTAATTTAGCATACTTTTCAGTCATAGGGTTAGGTATTTCATCCTTTCCCAATTATTTTAATAACTTCGTTTTGACTAACACCACCTTTACATTCATTTTTATCATAGGAGGTCTTCTTCTGTTTGTAAGCCTTTTACTGATTGGGATAGAGATTTCCAGAGTAGGTAGTGAATATAGTAATCTGCTGATTGAAATTGGCGCACCACTTATATTAGCCGCAGTAATACCTGCTGTTAGTTTTCTGTTTGGATTTAGTGAACTAACCATTGCATTAACTGCTGTTGGTATAGCTGGTAGTGTATTGATCAGCGTTGGTGCTTATCAAGTACAGAAAGTATTAGAGAGAAAGCAAACAGGGGAATAG
- a CDS encoding ATP synthase subunit A: MEKTGRIIRVNGPLVVADNMRNSQMYEVVEVGELRLVGEITRIEGDRAYIQVYEDTSGIKPNEPVYRTGAPLSVELGPGLIGRIFDGIQRPLDQIKDVANSPFVARGIKVPSLNRSNKWHFIPKLKKGDKVESGDIIGIVNETPLVEHRILIPPNVHGTLKEIVPEGDYTVEDNIGVVDMNGDEIPIKLMQKWPVRIPRPFKEKLEPTEPLLTGTRVLDTIFPIAKGGTAAIPGPFGSGKTVTLQSLAKWSAAKIVIYVGCGERGNEMTDELRQFPKLKDPWTGRPLLERTILVANTSNMPVAAREASIYVGVTMAEYFRDQGYDTLLVADSTSRWAEALRDLGGRMEEMPAEEGYPSYLPSRLAEYYERAGRVKTIGRPERYGSVTIASAVSPPGGDFTEPVTSHTLRFVKVFWPLDVSLAQARHYPAINWLLGFSAYVDLVANWWNNNIDPRWKDIRSMMVRTLIREDELRQIVRLVGPESLAEKDKLVLETARLIKEAFLKQNAYDDIDAFSSPQKQARIMRLIDLFNSRASKLVEKGTPVKKIMDNLGNLLPEIIRSKASIRNDELNKYDELEKKLISAFDSLEKEVSS; the protein is encoded by the coding sequence ATGGAAAAAACTGGTAGAATAATTAGAGTAAATGGACCATTAGTAGTAGCAGACAATATGAGAAACTCTCAAATGTACGAAGTAGTTGAAGTTGGCGAATTAAGACTAGTGGGAGAAATAACGAGAATAGAAGGTGACAGAGCTTATATTCAAGTTTACGAGGATACAAGCGGTATTAAGCCAAATGAACCAGTTTACAGAACTGGAGCTCCTCTTTCAGTAGAGTTAGGTCCCGGTTTAATAGGTAGAATATTCGACGGTATACAAAGACCATTGGATCAGATAAAGGATGTAGCTAATTCTCCGTTCGTGGCTAGAGGTATAAAGGTACCATCTCTAAATAGAAGTAATAAATGGCATTTCATACCTAAATTGAAGAAAGGAGATAAGGTAGAAAGCGGAGATATCATTGGCATCGTAAATGAGACTCCTTTAGTAGAACACAGAATACTCATACCTCCTAACGTTCATGGAACATTAAAGGAGATAGTACCAGAGGGAGACTATACAGTTGAAGACAATATAGGAGTAGTTGATATGAATGGAGATGAAATTCCAATTAAGTTAATGCAAAAGTGGCCAGTTAGAATTCCTAGGCCATTCAAGGAGAAATTGGAACCAACTGAGCCATTATTAACTGGAACTAGAGTATTAGACACTATATTTCCTATTGCTAAAGGAGGCACAGCTGCGATACCGGGACCATTCGGAAGTGGAAAGACTGTAACTCTGCAGAGTTTAGCTAAGTGGAGCGCCGCAAAAATTGTCATATACGTTGGATGTGGCGAGAGAGGGAATGAGATGACTGATGAGCTAAGGCAATTCCCTAAATTAAAGGATCCATGGACTGGAAGACCATTACTAGAAAGGACAATACTAGTTGCTAATACAAGTAACATGCCAGTCGCGGCTAGGGAAGCCAGCATTTATGTAGGAGTCACAATGGCTGAATACTTCAGAGATCAAGGTTATGATACACTATTAGTAGCTGACTCGACGTCAAGATGGGCTGAGGCATTAAGGGACTTAGGAGGAAGAATGGAAGAAATGCCTGCAGAGGAAGGTTATCCCAGCTATTTACCATCTAGATTAGCAGAGTATTACGAGAGAGCTGGTAGGGTTAAGACTATTGGAAGACCAGAAAGATATGGTTCAGTTACTATTGCTTCAGCTGTCTCCCCGCCTGGAGGAGACTTTACAGAGCCAGTGACTAGCCATACACTCAGATTTGTGAAAGTATTCTGGCCATTAGATGTCTCTCTAGCTCAAGCAAGACATTATCCGGCAATTAACTGGCTATTAGGATTCTCTGCTTATGTTGATTTAGTAGCTAATTGGTGGAATAACAACATTGATCCTAGATGGAAGGATATCAGAAGTATGATGGTTAGAACACTTATCAGAGAAGATGAGTTAAGACAAATAGTTAGGCTAGTGGGACCAGAATCTTTAGCTGAGAAAGATAAATTGGTTTTAGAGACTGCGAGGTTGATAAAGGAGGCATTCTTAAAGCAAAATGCATACGATGATATTGATGCTTTCTCGTCTCCTCAAAAGCAAGCTAGAATCATGAGGTTAATTGATTTATTCAATAGTAGAGCGTCTAAGTTAGTAGAAAAAGGCACACCCGTAAAGAAAATCATGGACAATTTAGGCAATTTATTACCAGAAATAATTAGGTCAAAGGCATCAATAAGAAACGACGAATTAAACAAATATGACGAGCTAGAGAAAAAGTTAATATCAGCATTTGATAGTTTAGAGAAGGAGGTAAGTTCGTAA
- a CDS encoding V-type ATP synthase subunit D, which yields MSQKVLPTKINLIQFRRQLSLIKVIKRLLENKREVLLLYLRTYASQYEKIYNEVNQVMAEVYDSYLRAVTAEGISNVEEIALSQKPSLEVIGSTRVIFGVRIPIIRLNKDSIPPKPFSDVETSPYLSKSYEQMTEAMNKIIELVELESTIRSLVLELRKTQRLINSIDNYILPFYTRSVKFIKQILEDRQREEVSRLKAIRKVLQRRRESGAG from the coding sequence ATGAGTCAAAAAGTATTGCCAACTAAAATTAACCTAATCCAGTTTAGGAGACAGTTGTCATTAATTAAGGTTATAAAGAGGCTACTGGAAAATAAAAGAGAAGTTCTTTTATTATATTTAAGAACTTATGCTTCTCAATACGAGAAGATTTATAACGAAGTAAATCAAGTTATGGCAGAGGTTTATGATAGTTATCTTAGAGCAGTTACTGCTGAGGGTATATCCAACGTTGAGGAGATAGCATTGTCACAAAAACCTAGTTTAGAGGTTATAGGTTCAACAAGAGTGATCTTCGGTGTCAGAATACCAATAATTAGGTTAAATAAGGATAGTATTCCACCAAAACCCTTTAGTGATGTTGAGACTTCCCCATACTTATCTAAATCGTATGAACAAATGACTGAAGCAATGAATAAAATAATAGAGCTGGTTGAGTTAGAGTCAACTATAAGATCTTTAGTTCTTGAATTAAGGAAAACTCAAAGGCTAATAAACTCTATTGATAACTATATTTTACCATTCTATACTAGGTCAGTAAAATTCATTAAACAAATTTTAGAAGATAGACAAAGAGAAGAAGTTTCAAGACTTAAGGCAATAAGGAAAGTTCTACAGAGGAGGAGGGAAAGTGGAGCTGGATAG
- a CDS encoding V-type ATP synthase subunit F yields MGKMVVVGDKYTVSLFRMLGAEGELVEDPYKLPEIISKLRKREDLELMLITKDIYEPIKEKIDPLISEQRKPLITIIPSPFSESKPIDVRKMIMRALGFG; encoded by the coding sequence ATGGGTAAGATGGTAGTAGTCGGGGATAAGTACACTGTTTCTCTTTTTAGAATGTTAGGGGCTGAAGGAGAGCTAGTTGAAGACCCCTACAAGTTACCAGAAATTATTTCGAAATTAAGGAAAAGGGAAGACTTAGAACTTATGTTAATAACAAAGGACATTTATGAACCAATTAAGGAAAAGATAGATCCCTTAATTAGTGAGCAAAGGAAACCTTTAATAACAATAATACCATCACCATTTAGCGAGTCTAAACCTATAGACGTAAGAAAGATGATCATGAGGGCACTAGGTTTCGGGTGA
- a CDS encoding V-type ATP synthase subunit E, which produces MEFEDLLNLSINKIKEEIDNELKKSLEESIKLLEDGYQNTIREFSQRLQDYVSKTKEEIEGEKARLEVENKRAILAEKEYWINKVYERILDKISDITKSKEYSDSIKSILSRELKEGEPIVIYCSSSDEKLIRSLVKNKNVTIKTDNKMLGGIKIYYEKSGLSKDFSLKLILDQVFDSMRGKIADILFGGA; this is translated from the coding sequence ATGGAATTTGAGGATCTGTTAAATCTTTCAATAAATAAGATTAAAGAAGAGATAGATAACGAATTGAAAAAGAGCTTAGAAGAGTCTATAAAATTATTGGAAGACGGTTATCAGAATACAATAAGAGAGTTCTCTCAAAGGCTTCAAGATTACGTTAGTAAAACTAAGGAAGAAATCGAGGGAGAAAAGGCTAGATTAGAAGTTGAGAATAAGAGAGCAATATTGGCAGAGAAGGAGTATTGGATAAACAAAGTATATGAGAGAATTTTAGATAAAATATCTGATATTACAAAATCAAAGGAATATAGTGATTCCATTAAAAGTATATTGAGTAGGGAACTAAAGGAAGGAGAGCCCATAGTCATATATTGTTCATCATCTGATGAAAAGTTGATTAGGTCTCTAGTTAAAAATAAGAACGTGACCATAAAGACTGATAATAAAATGCTAGGAGGTATAAAGATATATTACGAGAAAAGCGGATTAAGTAAAGATTTCTCATTAAAGCTTATCTTAGATCAAGTTTTTGATAGTATGAGAGGAAAAATAGCAGACATATTGTTTGGAGGTGCATAA
- the pdxT gene encoding pyridoxal 5'-phosphate synthase glutaminase subunit PdxT, producing the protein MKVGVVAYQGSFEEHSLQLKRALYKLSLDGEIVEIKLQKDLEKVDGIIIPGGESTTIGLVAKRLGLLDELKDKIKSGLPTLGTCAGAIMLAKEVVDAKVGKTSQPLIGIMSVSVIRNYYGRQRESFETIIDLSGIGKEKAKFVFIRAPAIVKTWDNAKSLAKLNGITVLAEQNNILATTFHPELSNSTAIHEYFISFIKG; encoded by the coding sequence ATGAAGGTAGGAGTAGTAGCATATCAAGGTAGTTTTGAAGAGCACTCCCTTCAGTTAAAGAGAGCTTTATATAAGCTATCATTAGATGGTGAAATAGTAGAGATAAAGCTACAAAAGGACTTGGAGAAAGTGGATGGTATTATTATACCGGGTGGAGAGAGTACCACGATAGGTTTGGTTGCCAAAAGATTAGGTTTATTGGATGAGCTTAAAGATAAGATCAAGTCTGGATTGCCCACTCTAGGAACTTGTGCGGGAGCTATAATGTTAGCAAAAGAAGTTGTGGATGCTAAAGTTGGTAAAACTTCACAACCTTTGATAGGCATAATGAGCGTATCAGTTATAAGAAACTACTATGGTAGGCAGAGGGAGAGTTTTGAGACTATTATAGATTTATCAGGGATTGGGAAGGAGAAGGCTAAGTTTGTGTTCATAAGAGCTCCTGCAATTGTGAAAACTTGGGATAATGCTAAAAGTCTAGCTAAACTTAATGGTATAACAGTTCTAGCAGAACAAAACAATATTTTAGCTACTACTTTCCATCCAGAACTATCCAACAGTACAGCTATCCATGAATATTTTATAAGTTTTATTAAAGGGTAA
- a CDS encoding ATPase produces MELDRYLNNLKSSLEEKRSELLKSLNSEYEKLLKNRLNELEEIKRKVLKELS; encoded by the coding sequence GTGGAGCTGGATAGATATTTAAATAACTTAAAGAGCTCACTAGAAGAGAAGAGAAGTGAACTTTTGAAGAGTTTGAACTCTGAATATGAAAAGTTGTTAAAGAATAGGCTTAATGAGTTAGAGGAAATCAAAAGAAAGGTTTTAAAGGAACTGTCATAA
- the pdxS gene encoding pyridoxal 5'-phosphate synthase lyase subunit PdxS: protein MRLYELSFAEIEEFFYKLAEVKDTLKGDGLLEFLPELEKELPEIAVGTARVKHAFPIFQKGGVVMDVTNVQQAQIAEEAGAVAVMVLDKLPYDVRKSGGVARMADPKVIEEVMNSITIPVMAKVRIGHYYEAKVLEALGVDMIDESEVLTPADEEHHINKWEFKVPFVNGARNLAEALRRISEGASMIRTKGEAGTGNVSEAVKHIKIINSEIRNLVYMAEEDRMKKAREYQVPYQIVELTAKLKRLPIVNFAAGGIATPADAALMMWLGADGIFVGSGIFKSQDPQERAKAVVLATSCWEYPEIVLEAQKMISEQKSMMGIDIKSLKPEELLQVRGI, encoded by the coding sequence ATGAGGCTGTACGAATTATCTTTTGCTGAAATAGAGGAATTTTTCTATAAATTAGCTGAAGTCAAAGACACATTAAAAGGAGATGGATTATTGGAATTCCTTCCAGAATTAGAAAAGGAGTTACCAGAAATCGCAGTAGGGACTGCTAGAGTTAAGCATGCTTTCCCGATATTCCAAAAAGGAGGCGTAGTAATGGATGTGACTAACGTACAACAAGCACAAATAGCTGAGGAAGCTGGAGCTGTAGCTGTAATGGTGTTAGATAAGCTTCCTTATGACGTTAGGAAATCTGGTGGAGTTGCAAGGATGGCTGACCCTAAAGTAATTGAGGAAGTTATGAACTCAATAACTATTCCAGTTATGGCAAAAGTTAGAATAGGACACTATTATGAGGCTAAGGTGCTAGAAGCTTTAGGGGTTGATATGATAGATGAAAGTGAGGTGTTAACACCAGCTGATGAAGAGCATCACATAAACAAGTGGGAGTTCAAAGTTCCATTTGTAAATGGAGCCAGGAATTTAGCTGAAGCCCTAAGAAGGATATCAGAAGGCGCTTCTATGATAAGGACTAAGGGTGAGGCTGGTACAGGTAATGTGAGTGAAGCTGTTAAGCATATAAAGATAATAAACAGCGAAATAAGGAACTTAGTTTACATGGCTGAGGAGGATAGGATGAAGAAAGCTAGGGAGTATCAAGTTCCATATCAAATAGTTGAACTTACTGCTAAGCTTAAGAGATTACCAATAGTCAACTTCGCAGCTGGAGGAATAGCAACTCCAGCTGACGCTGCTTTAATGATGTGGCTAGGTGCAGATGGTATTTTCGTAGGATCTGGGATCTTTAAGAGCCAAGACCCGCAAGAGAGGGCTAAAGCAGTAGTGTTAGCTACTTCGTGTTGGGAGTATCCGGAAATAGTATTGGAGGCTCAAAAGATGATATCAGAACAGAAGAGTATGATGGGCATTGATATAAAGTCATTAAAACCAGAGGAGCTCCTTCAGGTGAGGGGAATATGA
- a CDS encoding V-type ATP synthase subunit K (produces ATP from ADP in the presence of a proton gradient across the membrane; the K subunit is a nonenzymatic component which binds the dimeric form by interacting with the G and E subunits) gives MVRKSILALSLLLPILVSGILAAAQAPSDTAQGFEGINIGAGLAVGLAAIGAGVAVGMAAAAGVGVLTERREMFGTVLIFVAIGEGIAVYGILFAVLMLFGKF, from the coding sequence ATGGTTAGGAAGTCAATACTCGCCCTAAGTCTTCTTTTACCAATATTAGTAAGTGGTATATTAGCTGCTGCACAAGCTCCATCAGACACAGCTCAAGGTTTTGAAGGTATAAACATAGGTGCTGGTTTAGCAGTAGGTTTAGCGGCAATAGGTGCTGGTGTAGCAGTAGGTATGGCTGCAGCTGCTGGAGTTGGTGTGTTAACTGAAAGAAGAGAGATGTTCGGTACAGTACTAATATTCGTAGCTATAGGAGAAGGAATAGCGGTATATGGAATTCTGTTCGCAGTACTAATGTTATTCGGTAAATTCTAA
- a CDS encoding V-type ATP synthase subunit B, producing the protein MMSVREFSNISMIKGPLMYVQGVTDAAYNELVEIEMPNGERRRGLVVDSQMGIAVVQVFEGTTSISPTGTTVRMLGRGLEVKISEEMLGRIFNPLGEPLDNGPPIIKGEKRDINGSPLNPSAREYPEEFIQTGISAIDGLNALLRGQKLPIFSGSGLPANLLAAQIAKQATVRGEESNFAVVFAAIGARYDDALFFRKFFEETGAINRVGMVVSLANEPPVMKTLTPKTALTLAEYLAFEQDLHVLAILIDMTNYCEALREISASKEEVPGRGGYPGYMYTDLATIYERAGKVIGKKGSITQMPILTMPNDDMTHPIPDLTGYITEGQIVLDRSLYNKGIYPPINVLMSLSRLAKDGIGEGKTRDDHKDVSNQLFASYARAVDVRGLAAIIGEDSLSEVDKKYLLFGELFERKFVNQGFNENRSIETTLDIGWEILSVLPESELTNIKTQYIQKYHPNYRGKK; encoded by the coding sequence ATGATGAGTGTAAGAGAATTCTCAAACATTTCTATGATTAAAGGGCCATTGATGTATGTCCAAGGAGTAACAGACGCTGCCTATAACGAGCTAGTTGAGATCGAGATGCCAAATGGGGAGAGGAGAAGAGGCTTAGTAGTAGACTCTCAGATGGGAATAGCAGTTGTCCAAGTCTTTGAGGGAACTACTAGTATTTCTCCAACTGGAACCACAGTAAGAATGCTAGGTAGAGGTTTAGAAGTAAAGATCTCAGAGGAAATGCTAGGCCGTATATTTAACCCACTAGGAGAACCTTTAGACAATGGTCCACCTATAATTAAGGGCGAAAAAAGGGATATAAACGGATCACCTTTAAACCCCTCAGCTAGAGAATATCCAGAGGAATTTATACAAACCGGTATATCAGCAATAGATGGATTAAACGCTTTATTGAGAGGACAAAAATTACCAATATTCAGCGGAAGCGGTCTGCCAGCAAACTTACTAGCTGCTCAAATAGCGAAGCAAGCTACAGTGAGAGGAGAAGAGAGTAATTTCGCAGTAGTTTTTGCTGCTATAGGAGCTAGATATGATGACGCTTTATTCTTCCGTAAGTTCTTTGAAGAAACTGGAGCTATCAATAGAGTTGGAATGGTAGTTAGTTTAGCCAATGAGCCACCAGTGATGAAGACACTAACACCAAAGACTGCTTTAACTCTAGCTGAGTATCTGGCATTTGAACAAGACCTTCACGTATTAGCAATACTTATTGACATGACTAACTATTGTGAAGCACTAAGAGAAATAAGTGCTTCAAAGGAAGAGGTACCGGGGAGAGGTGGTTACCCGGGATATATGTATACTGACCTTGCTACCATCTATGAGAGAGCTGGAAAGGTGATTGGCAAAAAAGGATCTATAACACAAATGCCAATTTTAACTATGCCCAACGACGATATGACTCACCCTATACCTGACTTAACTGGTTATATAACTGAGGGACAGATAGTACTTGATAGATCATTATATAATAAAGGCATATATCCGCCAATTAACGTTTTAATGAGTTTATCCAGATTAGCAAAGGACGGTATAGGTGAGGGAAAAACTAGGGATGACCATAAAGATGTGTCAAATCAATTATTTGCATCTTATGCTAGAGCTGTCGATGTGAGAGGATTGGCTGCCATAATAGGAGAGGACTCTCTTTCAGAAGTGGATAAAAAGTATCTCTTATTTGGAGAGCTCTTTGAGAGGAAGTTCGTAAATCAAGGATTTAATGAGAATAGATCGATTGAGACGACATTAGATATTGGTTGGGAGATTCTATCAGTACTGCCGGAAAGTGAGTTAACGAATATAAAGACTCAGTATATACAGAAGTATCATCCTAACTATAGGGGTAAGAAATGA